The Chitinophagales bacterium region AACAAAAGATAGATACTGAATTAACACTAAAAAATGTAAAACAATGAACACTTATCAGCAACCCATGATGCGAGATGATGCTCTAAAAGGCAAAACAATTTTAATTACAGGTGGAGGCAGCGGCCTCGGAAAATCTATGGGGACTTACTTTTTAAAACTGGGTGCAAACTTGGTTATTACCAGCAGAAAGCTTGACCGTTTGAAAGAAACTGCCAAAGAAATGGAAAAAGAAACCGGTGGTAAAGTTTTGCCTCTGCAATCGGATGTGCGCAACTATGAAGAGGTAGAAAAAGTAAGAGATGCTGCCATTGCTGAATTTGGAAAAGTAGATGTGCTTGTGAACAATGCTGCCGGAAATTTTATCAGCCCTACAGAAAGATTGTCGCATCGCGCTTTTGAATCTATTATTGGAATCGTTTTGCAGGGTTCAATTAATTATACCCTTGCATTTGGCAAACACTGGATAAAAGAAAAACAAGCCGGAACGGTACTCAATACATTAACAACCTATGCCTTTACAGGAAGTGCCTATGTAGTACCCTCTGCATGTGCCAAAGCAGGAGTGCTTGCAATGACGCGCTCCCTGGCTG contains the following coding sequences:
- a CDS encoding SDR family oxidoreductase; translated protein: MNTYQQPMMRDDALKGKTILITGGGSGLGKSMGTYFLKLGANLVITSRKLDRLKETAKEMEKETGGKVLPLQSDVRNYEEVEKVRDAAIAEFGKVDVLVNNAAGNFISPTERLSHRAFESIIGIVLQGSINYTLAFGKHWIKEKQAGTVLNTLTTYAFTGSAYVVPSACAKAGVLAMTRSLAAEWGKYKIRLNAVAPGPFPTKGAWDRLMPENLQKKFDPAQKVPVGRNGEHQELANLCAYLVSDFSAYVNGEIITIDGGEWIKGAGQFNGLEMVPEEMWDQIEQMTRSAK